The DNA segment AAAATAAACTCACACCCTTCTTTTGCCATTTTAAGTATTTCTGGATTTACTAATTTATCGTAAATTATTACATCAGCCTCTTTTACAACTCTAGCTGATTTCAAAGTCATAAGCTCAATATCACCTGGGCCTGCACCTGCTAAATACACTTTTTTTGTCATTTTATCTTTTTAATCTACTTTGTAAAATCTGTTTATGAATTATTGCATAAATAAATCCAACAAAAAGACCTATAAAATGCGCATACCAAGCTATTGGAAGTCCAATTAGAAGTGGAGCAACTGATATAAGTAAAATCCAAGTGATGATTCCACTTCTTTGAGATTTATCAAAATAAGCAACATAACCCAAAATTGCAGAAATTGCTCCACTTGCACCTACTAAATTTACTCTAACATCAACATAAAAAATATATAAGAAGGATAACAAAGAAGTTAAAATTCCAGTTACTAAATACAAAATTACAAAACTTTTAGCACCTCTTGCTTTTTCGATTAAGTTCCCAAATTGCCATAAAACAAACATATTCATACCAAGATGAGCAATTCCTCCATGAGAAAAAATAGTAGTTATTGGTTGCCAAAAAAATCCACCAACCAAAAAATATAAATTTAATCCCATAAAAAGTGATCCCTGCTCAATGTTTATTTGAACAATATAAGCTATTACTGTAATAAATATTATAATATTTGTAGCAGTAAAATCACTTTTTGAGAATTTAAGCATTAGATTAATGCCTCATTTAATACATCGTCTATCGTATCTACAGCTTTTATTGTAAGAGCATCTTTTACCTCTTGAGGTACATCATATAAATCTCTTTCAAAATTCTTTCTTGGAATTAAAACTTTTGTCATTTTTGCTTTAAATGCAGCTATTAATTTTTCTTTTAATCCTCCAATAGGAAGAACTTTTCCACTTAAAGTAAGCTCACCTGTCATAGCAATATCTGCTTTAATCTTTCTATTGCTTAGTACTGAAGCTATCGCTAACGCCATAGTAATTCCTGCACTTGGTCCATCTTTTGGAGTTGCACCAGCTGGAACATGAAGATGAATATCATATCTTTTATATATTTCACTAATATCAAGTTTTGTATTTTCTTCTTGTTCTTTAAAAGTTTTAGGAATTAATTTCTCATCAATTTTTAATGAACATTCATCTATTAAAAGTTTTACAACAGAATAAGAGATACTTGATGACTCTTTCATAACATCACCTAAGCTTCCTGTTACTTTTAAATCACCTTTTCCTTTTAATTTAATAGCTTCAATTTTTAATATATCTCCACCAACAGATGTCCAAGCAAGACCGTTTGAAATCCCTACAAAATTCTCTTTATCTGCAGGATCAATTTCAAAAATAGGATTATCAAGATAAGTTTTTAAATCTTTAACTCCTATTGATACTTTTGTAACATTTTCATCTGATAAAATTTGTTTAACAACTTTTCTAAATAATTTTGAGAAAACTCTTCTTAAATTTCTAACTCCTGCTTCTCTTGTATATTTAGAAATTATTGTTTCAATTGTTGCTTTATTTATGCTAACTTCATTTTTTGAAAGACCATGTTTTTCCAATTCTTGAGGGATTAAGTAGTCTTTTGCAATATGATATTTTTCATTTGGTGTATAAGAGCTTATCTCTATAAATTCCATTCTATCTCTTAAAGGAGCTGGAATATTTCTTATATCATTTGCTGTTGATACAAAAATTACTTGTGACAAATCAATAGGAAAATTTAAATATAAATCTCTAAATTCATGATTTTGCTCAGGATCTAAAACTTCAAGCATAACAGCAGTAGGGTCACCTCTATGACTAGTTCCTAGTTTATCAATCTCATCTAAAACCATAACTGGATTCATTTTTTTTGCATCAATAAGACCTTTAACCAATCTTCCAGGCATTGCTCCCACATAAGTTCTTCTATGCCCTCTAAGCTCATTTACATCTTCCATTCCACCAAGAGCAATTCTAACAAGTGGTCTTTTTAAAGCTTCAGAAATAGAGTTTGCTAAAGAAGTTTTACCAACACCTGGAGGTCCTACAAAACATAAAACTGTACCTTTCGATTTTAAATCTTCAATTTTTCTTTGTTCTAATAACTGTTTTACTGCAAAATATTCAGCAATTCTCTCTTTAGCTTTTTCTAGAGAATAGTGATCTTTATTTAACTGTTTTTCAACGCTTGAAACTGAAATCTTCTCATTTGAATATTCGCCAAAAGGTATATCTAAAACCAATTCAACATAAGTTTGTAAAAGTGAAGCATCTGGAGAATCTGGATTCATACGACTTAATTTTTCAATTTGTCTTTTTGTCTCTTTATAAGCATCTTTTCCCATAAAAGTTTTTTTTGCTTTTAATTTTTTCTTATAAGATTTTATCTCTTCTTCTTTTTGATTATCAACACCTAGCTCTTTTTGTAAAGCTTTGATTTGTTCTTTTAAGAAATAATCTTTATGAGTTTTTTCTATTTTTGAATTAACTTTTTGAGTTATCTCTTTTTGAATTTTATAAGATTCAATCTCTTTATTAATAACTTCAATAATATCTAAAAGTCTTTGTTCTAAATTTGTTTGTGAAAATAACTTAAATGCTTCATCTTTTTTAAGATTTAAAACTGAAGAAATTAAATCTGCAACTCTTGAAGC comes from the Aliarcobacter cibarius genome and includes:
- a CDS encoding rhomboid family intramembrane serine protease; translation: MLKFSKSDFTATNIIIFITVIAYIVQINIEQGSLFMGLNLYFLVGGFFWQPITTIFSHGGIAHLGMNMFVLWQFGNLIEKARGAKSFVILYLVTGILTSLLSFLYIFYVDVRVNLVGASGAISAILGYVAYFDKSQRSGIITWILLISVAPLLIGLPIAWYAHFIGLFVGFIYAIIHKQILQSRLKR
- the lon gene encoding endopeptidase La — its product is MQLENYEDFPQTIPLIIEDELFLYPFMIAPIFLSDEQNIKAVENAIEFNKLVIVSVSKTANEKNREKDSFYDIGVIGNIMRKVSLPDGKIKVLFQGLAKGKIIDFNESRPLFAAVEKIENEPFSNEAIKSLVEVVIESVKKLSRLNSKFPVDLIKTLEENDDASRVADLISSVLNLKKDEAFKLFSQTNLEQRLLDIIEVINKEIESYKIQKEITQKVNSKIEKTHKDYFLKEQIKALQKELGVDNQKEEEIKSYKKKLKAKKTFMGKDAYKETKRQIEKLSRMNPDSPDASLLQTYVELVLDIPFGEYSNEKISVSSVEKQLNKDHYSLEKAKERIAEYFAVKQLLEQRKIEDLKSKGTVLCFVGPPGVGKTSLANSISEALKRPLVRIALGGMEDVNELRGHRRTYVGAMPGRLVKGLIDAKKMNPVMVLDEIDKLGTSHRGDPTAVMLEVLDPEQNHEFRDLYLNFPIDLSQVIFVSTANDIRNIPAPLRDRMEFIEISSYTPNEKYHIAKDYLIPQELEKHGLSKNEVSINKATIETIISKYTREAGVRNLRRVFSKLFRKVVKQILSDENVTKVSIGVKDLKTYLDNPIFEIDPADKENFVGISNGLAWTSVGGDILKIEAIKLKGKGDLKVTGSLGDVMKESSSISYSVVKLLIDECSLKIDEKLIPKTFKEQEENTKLDISEIYKRYDIHLHVPAGATPKDGPSAGITMALAIASVLSNRKIKADIAMTGELTLSGKVLPIGGLKEKLIAAFKAKMTKVLIPRKNFERDLYDVPQEVKDALTIKAVDTIDDVLNEALI